TGTCCCCGTCGCCGTCGGCGACCGTGCCGCGCGCCGTGACCTGCGGGTTGCTCGCCTTCAGGATCGCCCAGCCGATCGCCAGGCACACGGCCCAGCCGGCGCCCACGTACAGCGAGACGCGGCTGTCCGGGTCGATGGCGATGAGCACGGTCACCATCAGCAGGAACGCCACGGCGATCCAGCTGCACACGGTGCCGCCCGGGGCGGGGAAGGACGAGGCGGGCAGGCGCCCGGCGACCACCGCGCGGCGGTAGAGGATGTGGCTGACGAGGATCATCAGCCAGGTCCAGATGCCGGCGGCGGTGGCCACCGAGGTGACGTAACCGAAGGCCTTCTCCGGGACGACGTAGTTGAGGATCACGCCGATGCCCATCAGCGCGGCGGAGAGGGAGATGCCGAGCGCCGGCGTCTTGGTGGAGCTCAGCCTCCCGAGGGCCTTGGGAGCCTCGGAGTTGGCGGCCAGGCCCCGCAGCATGCGGCCCGTGGAGTACATGCCGGAGTTGCAGGACGACAGCGCGGCCGTCAGGACGACGAAGTTGACGATCGCCGCGCCCGCCGGGATGCCGATCTTCGCGAAGGCCGCCACGAAGGGGCTCACGCCCGCCTCGAACTCGGTCCACTTGACCACCATCAGGATCACGCTGAGCGCACCGACGTAGAAGACGATGATCCGCCACGGCAGGGTGTTGATGGCCTTGGGGAGGGTCTTCTCCGGGTTCTCCGACTCGCCCGCGGTGACACCGACCAGCTCGACGGCGAGGTAGGCGAACATGACGCCCTGCAGGGTCATCAGGCTGGAGCCGATGCCCTTGGGGAAGATGCCGTCATGGGCCCAGATGTTGGACACCGCGGCGGTGTCACCGGCCTGGCTGAAGCCGAAGGTGACGACACCGAGACCGATCACGATCATGCCGACGAGGGCGGTGACCTTGACCATCGAGAACCAGAACTCGATCTCGCCGAAGATCTTCACCGAGATGAGGTTGGCGAGGTAGAGAACCACCAGGAAGACGAGGGCGGTGACCCATTGCGGGATCTCGGGGAACCAGTAGTTCACGTAGATCGCCGCGGCCGTCAGCTCGGCCATGCCGGTGACGACCCACATGAGCCAGTACGTCCACCCGGTCACGAACCCGAAGAACGGGCCGAGGAACTCGCGGGCGTACTCCGAGAAGGAGCCCGACACCGGCCGGTAGAGGAGCAGCTCGCCGAGCGCCCGCATGATGAAGAACACGATCACGCCGGCGAGGGCGTACATGAAGATGAGGCTGGGGCCGGCCTTCTCGATGTTCGCGCCCGCGCCCAGGAAGAGGCCCACGCCGATGGCGCCGCCGATCGCGATCATCTGGACCTGACGGCTGCCGAGCCCGCGCTCGTAACCCTCCTCGGGAACGCCTCCCGAAGCTCCGTCGCCGTTGCCGTTGCTGTGCTTGTCGACCTGCACTGAGGTCATGTGTGGTGCGCCTTTCCGCTCCATACCGACCTGCACCGCTCTCGGCGTCAGATCGGGTTCCGATCCCCCGGACACTGCTGGAGTTGCATACCGGCGGTCGGCCGGCTCAGCGCCCCTGCCCGGACATGGGTGTCGTCCGGCAGGTGGTCGGGAAGGTGTATCACGCCGCGTGACGGCTGACTGTGACGCGGACCACGCGAAGAAACCGGCAATCCCGTCAAACAAGGGAAACGGCGCAACACGGTGACCGGATCGTTATTCGGATCTGAGGGTCCGCTGAGCGAACGCGGGGGTGCCGCTCCGCGGGAGCGACGGGAGTCACCGGCCGCGGTGCGCGCGGGGGAGCGGTCCCGCTGTCACTTGGGTGTGCCGATGAGTTCTCCGCCAAGGGGCTAGTGGAGAGCCCCCGCGGTCAGCCGCGGCGCGGCGGCACCGGGTCGTACGCGCCCCTGCGGCGGGCGGCGCCGGGGCGGCAGCGCAGCAGCCGCGCCAGGACCAGGCGGCTGCCGCGCAGCGCGCCGTGGCGGTGGAGCGCCTTGACCGCGTAGGTGGAGCAGCTCGGTGTGTACGGGCAGCACGCGGGCGTGGCGGGGCTGACGGCGACGCGGTAGTGCCGTACGAAGCGGTACAGCACGGCGGCCGCTCGCCCGCCCGGAACGGGTGCGGCCGGGTCCGGTCCGTGTCCGGCGGCGGTGAGCGAAGGGCGCAGGACGGCCGACAGCAGGGCCGCCTGCGTCCACGCGCCGCCACAGCAGCACGGGTGCGTCAGCGTGTCCAGCGCTCCCGCGCAGCACCCCTCGTCCTTCTCCTCCGCGTCGTTCCCACGGCCGTGTCCGCGGTCGCGCGCCATGATGTCGATCCTCCCCGTCGCGGTCGGAAGATCATACGAAGGGGTGGGCGGTGACGAGCGGACGCGGTGCGACCGCGCCTCGGTGACGCGACCGGCCGCCGACCGCGTGGGCCCACCGGACGCAGTCGGCTCGGACACCCTCGGCCCGCTCGGCCCGCTCGACCGGTTCACGGCCCTGCGGACGTGGCGGAGCCGCGGCAGAGGGGGCCTACAGGCCCAGCCCGGCGAGGCCGAGGAGCGACTGCTCCGCGCCCGCCGCGTTCGACGCGCTCGACGCGTCCGGCGTCTCCTCGGGGCTGCGGCAGACGATCTCGTCGCGCGGGGTGTAGTGCGTGCGGAACGGTTCCCGCTTCACCTCGCGCCCGCCGTCGTAGAAGACCCGCTGGACGGTGACGTCGAAGCCCTGGAGCGGGGTCTGCGGCACGCACTCCTCGTCGGTGCGCACCTTCCGCTCCGGCTCCCGCACCTGTGTGCGCGGGCCCTTCACGGACTTGATCTCGTCGTACTTCTTCGTGCCGAGGAAGCTGACGGTCACGGAGGTCTCGGTGGACTGCGCCTCGATGTAGAGGGCGTGGCCGGTGTCGTTGGTGAACCGCAGGTCGAGGCTGCCCCAGGCGACCGTGGCCTCCCGTCCCTCGGGGTACCGCTCGATGTAGAAGGAATGGGCGCCGTGCTCCACGGGCTTGACCCCGGC
Above is a genomic segment from Streptomyces glaucescens containing:
- a CDS encoding amino acid permease: MTSVQVDKHSNGNGDGASGGVPEEGYERGLGSRQVQMIAIGGAIGVGLFLGAGANIEKAGPSLIFMYALAGVIVFFIMRALGELLLYRPVSGSFSEYAREFLGPFFGFVTGWTYWLMWVVTGMAELTAAAIYVNYWFPEIPQWVTALVFLVVLYLANLISVKIFGEIEFWFSMVKVTALVGMIVIGLGVVTFGFSQAGDTAAVSNIWAHDGIFPKGIGSSLMTLQGVMFAYLAVELVGVTAGESENPEKTLPKAINTLPWRIIVFYVGALSVILMVVKWTEFEAGVSPFVAAFAKIGIPAGAAIVNFVVLTAALSSCNSGMYSTGRMLRGLAANSEAPKALGRLSSTKTPALGISLSAALMGIGVILNYVVPEKAFGYVTSVATAAGIWTWLMILVSHILYRRAVVAGRLPASSFPAPGGTVCSWIAVAFLLMVTVLIAIDPDSRVSLYVGAGWAVCLAIGWAILKASNPQVTARGTVADGDGDKRLETAGRPRD
- the yidD gene encoding membrane protein insertion efficiency factor YidD, which encodes MARDRGHGRGNDAEEKDEGCCAGALDTLTHPCCCGGAWTQAALLSAVLRPSLTAAGHGPDPAAPVPGGRAAAVLYRFVRHYRVAVSPATPACCPYTPSCSTYAVKALHRHGALRGSRLVLARLLRCRPGAARRRGAYDPVPPRRG